Genomic window (Gadus morhua chromosome 3, gadMor3.0, whole genome shotgun sequence):
GCACGCtgcgggcggagggggggggggcatcgggGGCCTTGCCCGAGCTCTTCTCGGCCTCCTTCAGGTCGGTGAGCGTCACTCCCTGTCAACAGGATGCACAGAGCCCCGCGTGAACACGATGAACAAAACCcagccgaggggggggggggggggggggggggaaggaaggccGGGTTTCTGATAACAAGTCTGATGTTGGGCGGGAGGATGCGGCGGTGAGAACGCGCCGAGGAGGAAGTGGTTTGGACCTGCTTCAAAATGGAACagactgttgtgtttttttaaaccgtGAGGACACATTTGATCTGCTACACAATGACGTTTCCATCTACAAAAGGTTCATAAAACAGTTCGtacacacggtcacacaccgacggcgctGTCacccatgcagggcgacagccggctcgtcggcAGCAGTGAGGATCGGTGCctagctcagggacacctcgacacactcagctaggaggagccggggatcggacCAGCAACCTTTTCCATTGCGAggcaaccccctccccctcctgatcTCAACGGGGGCTCTACATCGATCTTTGCGCTGCACCGGGAGGGCGAGGCGGACTCGTACCTGCGTGGAGCGTCGCGACTGCCGCATGAGGCGCGAGCGCGCCTTCCTCTGGGACTCGGACTCCTCGTCCCGGACCGGCGCCTGGAACCTGAGAGAGGACCGAACACACGTCTTCAGCGCGTGACTTACACCCGTCTGGCCCACCGACAGGAAGGGCCGACTCGGAATCTGTTCCCGCCCGTACAACTCTGGTGCAGAGCAGCCTGGCCTTCTGCCTGTCGTTTGGTTGTGTTATGATTCAACTGAAGTACTTGGACAACGAAATGCAGTTTAGCTTATTACCAGACATGCAAAAAGCAGTCAAGTGGCTCCACGTATGTGTAATGGCATACATCGATAAATATATAAGCGAAGATAATAAGATAATACTATTCATTTTTTCCGCATTAATTTTTCTGACCAATGTAGTTCCTGCCCTAAATGTTAACATGCATATAAATGTAAGATACATCGCATAATGAACGATATTGAGCCATTTCCTGGGCTCTCCTTCAAACGTATGTGGTTGGCTTTGAAGGCggccattttcttttttgtgcGCGTGTGCCGGTTCTTACTTGCGCCGGTCGGCGCTCAGAGTGGAGGGGCTGTTGTcggcaccgccgccgccgccgccaccgccgccgccgccgccgccgtcacgCCACTGGGAGGTGGGGGCCACCCGGGCCGTGCGGAGGGCCttgtcgtcctcctcgtcctccttgtcctccacgcTCTGTTTGTGGGAGACACCGGACAGCAGGGCTTTGACTtatgcccaaaaatcatattcaaagttcgtttgtttattgatattaatatttgaatatttattaataatattttgaccgtTAAattccttcagtaagacctggattgggcttcgcgaggtttgtttaccggcgttgctatggttaccggtcttgcgtgttccaacggtttattaggtttcaaATAAaccgctgtctaatcaatacttcgtTCAccgcctcttccgtggtcattacaatattatgaatagactgtgtcgggttctccgacgtctctccctcttggcctgcccacaacaggttcgaatattaagggctgcctaatattctttcgaattttgatttattttttgatagtctaattatattcgaataacgaagttcggagtcaaagccctaccaGACAGCGTGTTGGGACATCGTGAATCACACCGCAGTGGGACTCCACTCAGTGTGAGTGAATCAGTTCAATGAAATGACACAACCCATGTCCAGACGATGGGCTCATTCGTATGGGAGAAGTTCACAAATGAGACGATATTTCCTATACGTTTTTTTTCCGGGCAAGGATCCTTCCACACTTGAATTGAGATCTTTAAAGCGTGACGCCCACAGCAAAGGCTGCGGCGAATGCTTTCAAGCGGCTCCTGGACAAACTGTGGCCTCTCCATCTGACCGTCTGAAGAGGGGGACACTGAAGAGGAGGACGCTGAACACACCATTCATAAGCTTCCTCCACCACAAAGACACTCCAGTCCGTCCATGACCTCACCAAGCATTGCTTGGATGTGAAAGGTCGCGGGGTCAGGATCTTTGCCGTTTCACTCTTCCGATAGGAAAACATGAGCAGGCCGATGATGACAAAGACCCAATTCAAGTGGGAGCCTCGGggtacatttttttttgtggtcGCCTTTTTGTTGTTGCAGCTACTGTACATGCAACGATTCCCGCAGCATGAACGCATGAACACAAACTAATGTAGACGTGAACAATACCATAGACAGTATTAGTTTCAGCATTATATAAATGAATACAACTCTGTATGATATGAATAACACAGTCCAACCCCACGCCACCCACCAGCAGTGAGAAGAACTGAACAACATGAACATAATGCAAGTTACTAGGTCTACAACATCACAGCGCCACAACAGGGCTCCCCACTGTGAGACTCACCCTATCTCCAGGGCTGACCGTGGACTCTGTGACGCTCTCGCTGTCCGGAGTGGGCACAGGGGagctctctgagggggggggggacagacagggagacgtgCTCTCAGATCAGACCAATGGGAAAACACAACCAGAATAAAGCTGTGATGGTGTCCTTGAGGCTTCTGTTTACCGGGGCTGCTTTCGCGCTCCTCGCTGAGTTCGTGACCCCCGGAGATGCCCCTCTCCTTGGACTGGTCGGCTACTATGATCTTGTCCTTGCTGCTCATTCGGCACACGGAGCTCCTGGGGTTTTTGGGGCGGACGGCAAAAACACGGGATAGTTAGTTTGGTTCATTTGTATGCTTTTTATtacagagtgagatagagaggaaggtatgtgagggaggaagggaggacatgcagcagaTGACCACGGGAAGGATTCAATCCCGGGTCGTTGCGTTCCAGACTGAGGCTAGATGGTACCCACCCTACCCGGGCACCCCCAGAGAAGCACAGGATTTGACCCCTTTCCTCTCGGAATTGGGAGCTTATTTTAGGCACAGTGATGGAAAAACGCATCAATGACTCTATGGTGGCCGTGACATGGCGGCGGTTAAAACAGAAACATAacggttaggttagggttagggtctttAAGGGCGCAGGTGGTTCCTGAGGGCCACGGCACTGACCTGCGGCGTTTGTTGTTGGCGTTGACCGGGTTCGTTCCCGGTGGGTTCTGTCTCTCCAGGAGCGACCGCTCACTGcgccactacacacacacacacacaaacacacacacaggcgcagacacacaacacacacacacgtgcgcgcaaacacacacaggagcgcagacacacacacacacacaccacaaacacacaggcgcagacacacacacacacacacacacacacacacacacacacacacacacacacacacgttactaAGTGTACACATTGCATGGGCCACCATGTTAGGGTCAGGCTGAACGCGTCTCCACGGAGCGGGTCTTACGTTGGCCTGTTTCTGGGACAGCTCCGTCAGGAGGGCCTCCACGCTCTCGTCCGCCACGTCGAACGGCGTCTGGCCCTTTAAGAAGGAAATAACGTGATTATAAAAAAATGGAGACTAAACCACCAACATGCCTCTGTCTTCACCTCCTTTTATCAATTACCACTAACTTGGTAGTACTACTTCTGTACTCGGTACTACCCAGTTAGTTTCATCGATACTACCATCATGGTACCATACCAGTCTCTTCGTTCACCGTTACACAATGAAACACTGAACAAGGCACTTCTTCAGCGGTCAAGAGGTCGACAGCGAGCTATTTCAATCCTTCAGCACATGAGCCGGTTCCCCATTTCTGCTCTCCATCACCGGAACGCTCACGGCAAACATCCGACCTCCTGCCGGTTTGAAACCAGGACAGGCACGTGTGGGCACTTCACGTGACCCCATTGCTATGGGCGTCCACGTTCCCCGTACCTCGTGGCTATGGTCGTCCACAGTGCTGCACGAATCATCAAATCGCAATCgcgactaaccctaacccttatttaGTTGACCTATTGAGAAAACCAAACAAATTTCCGAACTGCAGCAGTGTATTTTTtggaataatatatatttttattatttatttaattttgtaaaatattgttattttgaaaacagtactgtacacattttttagttttgtattttttatgctAGCTTAAGTTTGTATGTTTGAGTagagaaataaacattttaaaattatcAGCAATCTGTGTGCATTTTCCTTGATAACCAAGCAAGTAGACTCATGAcaccatttgtttttttaaatcgcAAATCGCAATATTGTCCACAATAATCGCAATATAAATTTTCACCAAATCGTGCGGTCCCCGTTGCTATGGGCCTTCCCCCGTTGCCATGGCGCTTCCCCCGTTGCCATGGCGCTTCCCCCGTTGCCATGGGCCTTCCCCGTTGCCGTGGGCCTTACCCCGTTGCCGTGGGCATTACCCCGTTGCCGTGGGCCCTACCCCGTTGCCATGGGCCTTACCCCGTTGCCATGGCGCTTCCCCCGTTGCCGTGGGCCCTACCTCGATGCCATGGGCCTAACCCCGTTGCCATGGGCCTTACCCCGTTGCCATGGGCCTTACCCCGTTGCCATAGGCCTTACCCCGTTGCCATGGGCCTTACCCCGTTGCCCTTACCCCGTTGCCGTGGGCCTTACCCCGTTGCCGTGGGCCCTACCCCGTTGCCGTGGGCCTTACCCCGTTGCTATGGGCGTCCATGTTGCAGAGTTGCTCGGCCAGGATGCAGCAGGCCTCGGCCTGGCCCCAGTGCGCCGCCGCGTGGAGCGGCGTCCAGCCGTCGCAGTCGATGGCCGACACGTCCAGACCGCACTGGCACAGCAGCCtggaaccgggggggggggggggggggggggggtgagtcacATGACACCGGGCGCCGGGACAATGGCAGCGTCAACAGGCCGCTGGTATTGAATGGTTCACCGATGGACTCGGACATGTTTGTTGCTAGCGAGCGGAGAGGAACGGGGCTCAAGGACGGCTGGCTTCACACGTCGAtacgtttacattcagggcatgtGACGCTTTtatcaacccccaccccccaccctgcaCTTTGAACCCTTTAACCCTAGCCATATTGCACAATACTTTTTGCACAGCACTCAGTCTACCGAGTTTTTAATTGTACATATAAAAATCGTTGTTTCTATTTGATTGTATCACACTAACATTTCACtacatataaaagtaaatggactgcatctatacagcgcttttctaaccagtggccactccaAGCGCTTTAAAATACTGCCCAACATTCgccactcatacacacattcacacaccgacagcggagtcagccacgcagggcgacagccagctcgtcaggggcagtcagggtgaggcggcTCGCTCAGGGTCACCTCggcactcggctaggaggagccggggatcaaaccatCAACCTCCAGGTTACGGGCCAACCCGCTCTgccctcctgagctactgccgcccctcAACATATCCTGACAAACAAAAACCCTTGACCCTTGACTCTTACTTGATGGCCTCCAGGTAGCCCTTGGCGGCGGCCACGTGGAGGGGCGTGGCCCCGGTGCGGGGGTGGCGGGTGTCCCGGGGCAGCCCCTCCGTCAGCCAGCTGCGGGCGTCCAGCAtgatctgctcctcctccagccgctTGGCCGCCTCCAGGTCCACGCCTGGAGGACgccccacagacagacagacagacagagggacggacagacagacagacagagggacggacagacagacagacagacagagggacggacagagggacagacagagggaaagacagagggacagacagagggacagacagacagacagagggacggacagacagagggacggacagagggacagacagacagagggacggaccgagggacggacagagggacagacagacagacagacagacagagagagggacagacagacagacggacagacagacagacagacagacagacagacggacggacagagggacggacagagggacagacagacagacagacagacagacagagggacggacagacttTTAATCAAACAGAATCGACTAAGAAAAACAATACGGCAGCGTTTAACCAGAACGTCCTCAAAGAGGAAGGGAAGCCAAAACGTGGCCATTTATCTTGTATGATCGTCAACGTAGAAAAATTGATGCCATTTTATCACTGCTACTGAAATAAGTCCCTAATTTGGAGGGAAAAAGGGGGTAAATCCCGGGTGCCGCGTTCACTATGTGACCATTCCACGTCTTAGGGTCTTCTCCGAGGCCCTCAAGGTGAGGGTTAGGCTTTCTGGACACCTAAAGTATGATACTACAGTGGGATTAATACCACACGCATTCTGCACTAACAAAGTTGGCGTGTGTCGTAACCACGGGGATAAAACGCACCCCTCCCACCTAGACACACAAACCACATTTTTACCCTCATAGTGTTTGAATTCTGCCCCGTGGATCAATGCCGGGGGTTTTACTTGGGTAAGACAGAAAAGAGGAAGCTCGGGTCTACTTCTCTGTTCCTCATGTGAACCGGCCGATACGCCCCACTTCCCCTTAGAGCAGGACCTGCACTTTGTTCTACAATCCTGGGCTGTGTTTACAACACCTTTAGCtttctcaacaacaacaacaacaacaacaacacaaggtTGTATGCGTGTATGCGTTGTAATGAGAAAATTATATTTTCCCCATTCTGTTTCTCTTACTTCCATTTGTTTATTATGTCTTTTCCCTGACCCCCTTTGGgtggtcaaaggtcaaaggatCCAACTGAGAGCTCACCGCTACGTCTCCCCACATCGTAATTGTCAATGatcaaattaaataatttcAGAGTTTCCTGTGATCTCATCAAGTAGACGAATACATAAGGGGATCTCTGCTTCCTCGAGACCGTTGTACCCCAGGCACAAAGGATAACGTGAGATAACGCTAGGAAGGAACAGGTAGGGTGGCTAGGCTGCGCAAGGAATGGGAGGGGCGATGAAGGGGAAACAACATGACGGATTGTTCCCTCATACATCGTGTGGGGAGCAGAGCTGTCGCACAGAGACCTGTGCCCCTGTATAAGAAGTCCTAGCTTTTGCCAAAGCATTCGACTTCTCCTTGCGGAGCTCTTAAGGGCTCAAAAACTTGAGGCgaagcagcagccgcagcaagggctgtgattggtccgcttactaaaacccgacgcagaaccataaaggttcaggATTGCGTCgaggcgtctgcgtggtcattgtggtgcgtgaacgtggaaccacGTTCGCGCACCACTAATCAGCCCCTTTAGAGAGACGCAGGGCCACCTCCCATCCGAGGCCTGACATTTTTGTGAGGCCTCGgattgttttatgtttgttacatgttattatattgtttattaatcaaataaatttGCCTAATTTTTATAAGTCCGGATGACTCTTAAACAGTTTATTCTGAAACGATTCAGATTCAAAATTCCACCACTGTTTCTATGTTTCTCCAAGTGcgcgtgtgtatttatttgtctgTGCGCGttacgtgtgtttgcgtgtgtgtgcgattgaGACACTCACCCTGACTGCGAGTGTGTTCCTGGAGGAGGGACTCGGTCGCCTCGTCCACGGCGATGTCCAGAGGGACGTCCCCGTCACAGTTGACAGCAGACAAAGACGCGCCTCTCTGCAAGAGAAAACTGAGCcaccagagagggagaaactTAGCCGTCTATACGCCGCGACACCGGAGCTGGAGAGAACAGCACAACCCATTTGATTATGCGTTCAAGAGGGGGCACTGTTCTTCACTTAACCACTTCACAATCTGTTGCAGGGTTTGCCGACCCTTTCCCTCAAGCCTAGCTCAGCTCAAAGATTAGCGTTGAAACTCACACAACAGCGTGCGAAAGAAACTGGAAACTGGACCGAGAATGTCTGGGGCTACTGCAGCCGCCGAGACCGCGGGCTCACGCTGATGTTATGCCAGGAGCTGCAGGCTGgtgatggtaaatggactgcatttatagagcgcttttctaaccagtggcccctcaaagctttacaatattgcccaacattcacccattcatgcacacattcacccaccgacGACGGCGTCAACCATGCCAAGGCGGCGAGCAGCTCCCCAGGAGAAGTCAGGGCGAgggggtcttgctcagggacacctcgacactcagctaggaggagccggggatcgaactagcaacctgccGGTTACGAGCCGACACGCTCTACCATTAACCTCAGGGACGGACTGTCCCTGAGGTTTGAATACACTAACAGTTTGAATGGATGAGAACGCTGCTCTTCTTGTCCACCGGTGAGAATCTACCCTC
Coding sequences:
- the ppp1r12c gene encoding protein phosphatase 1 regulatory subunit 12C; protein product: MGDSAKDKRREQLKRWAGSCTDKEPAVPRRRWRGNVDPEAVNNDQPRDPSRDGDGDDGNCTTKGEILDQGTGPLLKRRGRVRFDRAAEFLAACASGDTDEAREMLKEAGETTGKDAEDLAAIINCSNADGITALHQACIDGSMEMVSFLLAQGAHVDQVDSEGWTPLHVAASGEHIEITDFLLQRGASLSAVNCDGDVPLDIAVDEATESLLQEHTRSQGVDLEAAKRLEEEQIMLDARSWLTEGLPRDTRHPRTGATPLHVAAAKGYLEAIKLLCQCGLDVSAIDCDGWTPLHAAAHWGQAEACCILAEQLCNMDAHSNGGQTPFDVADESVEALLTELSQKQANWRSERSLLERQNPPGTNPVNANNKRRRSSVCRMSSKDKIIVADQSKERGISGGHELSEERESSPESSPVPTPDSESVTESTVSPGDRSVEDKEDEEDDKALRTARVAPTSQWRDGGGGGGGGGGGGGADNSPSTLSADRRKFQAPVRDEESESQRKARSRLMRQSRRSTQGVTLTDLKEAEKSSGKAPDAPPPSARSVLPVSPIVTLTPAERDTDPPRDVEGESRLGVKDKRRTRRERRSTGIGRLGLEDEEDDDASTARTDETHSNSTSSDPQPDNSSLDYKLLYRGVLRENVTLKDKLQETELLLSQNKVELERLRQSQESSMLRPALLELERFEKLALQRKAVELEDELKVLVDLRSDNQRLKDENAALIRVISKLSK